A genomic region of Chelonia mydas isolate rCheMyd1 chromosome 9, rCheMyd1.pri.v2, whole genome shotgun sequence contains the following coding sequences:
- the CCDC50 gene encoding coiled-coil domain-containing protein 50 isoform X1 yields the protein MAEIGIDQSKLPGVKEVCRDFAVLEDHTLAHSLQEQEIEHHLATNVQRNRLVQHDLQVAKQLQEEEDLKARAQIQKRYKDIERQDCEIAQEIQVKLVIEAEQRRRQEEKDEDIARILQQKELQEEKKSKKHYPEPQGHTAHEDSYYPENGDHLKGSSREQVSEYSRPRRARSGDRHARQRREPQRASLALSDNATECEHPAAEASQSSPPLSKTRDGQQRSRERRKPASRERPRRPPSLDLDRTADYEPWDCSSSLERKPLGREKSRRPPSLDLDRPVEYNAWDHSSSWERRERKPTSQERPLRPPSLDLGTEVGRASWEQKERRPLSQERPRRPPALKLDLETDRAAWGHSKSQQQRDRKPQSKERARRPPSLDLEAAQDHSSSCLSYPENHRSHRQDRLSPRGSCEVRLHDAEEFHRQDHRRGQESDYKRAGHGPRTSPSPHTENWERDRDRHRDPGLKSRGMKEAVYTKPRVARRDLELHDAEIARKLQEEELLANQVDKRAAQVAQDEEIARLLMAEEKKAYKKTKEREKSSLEKKRQDQDWKRDTSEFMRPRSRERLEPQRPKSDKPARPPPPPVTELADFDHSRGFTSQPSSVRQFSKPESSPKGFHSKQ from the exons tgTGCCGAGACTTCGCCGTGCTGGAGGATCACACCCTCGCGCACAGCCTGCAGGAGCAGGAGA TTGAACATCACTTGGCAACAAACGTTCAGCGCAACCGCCTGGTGCAACATGACCTGCAAGTGGCCaagcagctgcaggaagaggaggatCTGAAAGCACGAGCCCAAATCCAGAAGCGCTACAAAGACAT AGAACGGCAGGACTGCGAGATAGCTCAGGAAATTCAGGTGAAATTGGTGATTGAAGCAGAGCAACGGCGCAGACAAGAGGAGAAAGACGAG GACATTGCCCGCATCCTACAGCAGAAGGAACTGCAGGAAGAAAAGAAGAGTAAAAAGCACTACCCAGAACCCCAGGGACACACCGCTCACGAGGACAGTTACTACCCAGAGAACGGAG ACCACCTGAAGGGTAGCTCCAGGGAGCAGGTTTCTGAGTACTCGCGGCCCCGCCGAGCCCGGAGTGGTGACAGGCACGCGCGTCAGCGGAGAGAACCCCAAAGAGCCTCCCTGGCTCTCTCTGATAACGCCACTGAATGCGAGCACCCTGCCGCCGAGGCGTCTCAGAGCTCTCCTCCGCTGAGCAAGACCAGGGACGGCCAGCAACGTAGCAGGGAGCGGCGGAAACCAGCCAGCCGGGAGAGGCCTCGGAGACCTCCCAGCCTTGACCTGGACAGGACAGCTGACTATGAGCCCTGggactgcagcagcagcttggaaaggAAGCCACTGGGCCGTGAGAAATCCAGGAGACCTCCCAGCCTTGACCTGGACAGACCAGTTGAATACAATGCCTGGGaccacagcagcagctgggagcggCGGGAAAGGAAACCAACTAGCCAGGAGAGGCCTCTGAGACCTCCCAGCCTTGATCTGGGCACAGAGGTGGGACGTGCCAGCTGGGAGCAAAAAGAAAGAAGGCCATTGAGCCAGGAAAGGCCTCGGAGGCCACCTGCTCTTAAACTGGACCTGGAGACTGACCGGGCAGCCTGGGGCCACAGCAaaagccagcagcagagagacagaaagCCGCAGAGCAAGGAGAGAGCGAGACGACCTCCCAGTCTTGATCTGGAAGCAGCTCAGGaccacagcagcagctgtttatCATACCCGGAAAACCACAGGTCCCACCGCCAAGACCGCCTGTCCCCTAGGGGGTCTTGTGAAGTGAGGCTCCATGATGCAGAGGAATTTCACAGGCAAGATCATAGGAGGGGTCAGGAGAGCGATTATAAAAGAGCAGGACACGGGCCAAGAacgtctccctccccccacactgagaactgggaaagggacagagacCGTCATCGAGACCCAG GATTGAAGTCGAGGGGGATGAAAGAAGCTGTTTACACCAAACCCCGAGTGGCCCGTAGGGACCTGGAGCTGCATGATGCAGAGATCGCTAGGAAACTGCAAGAGGAAGAGCTTCTG GCCAACCAGGTTGATAAGCGGGCAGCACAAGTAGCCCAGGATGAG GAGATAGCTCGCCTGTTGATGGCGGAGGAGAAGAAGGCTTACAAGAAAACGAAGGAACGAGAGAAGTCCTCTCTTGAAAAGAAAAGGCAGGACCAAGACTGGAAG cGTGACACAAGTGAATTCATGCGTCCAAGGTCAAGAGAGAGGCTTGAACCTCAGAGACCCAAGAGTGACAAACCTGCGCG